In Candidatus Vicinibacter proximus, the following are encoded in one genomic region:
- a CDS encoding tungsten formylmethanofuran dehydrogenase, whose amino-acid sequence MALELKGTKHELLQEAFRLMTTAKVLTDIYETNFKFVSKYVHATSRGHEAIQIALGMQLQPQDFLSAYYRDDSLLLAIGMRPYELMLQLMAKRADPFSGGRTYYSHPSLKDPDKPKIPHQSSATGMQAIPTTGIALGMQYREITGLAEGSGEKPIVVCSLGDACITEGEVSEAFHMAALKQLPILYLVQDNEWDISAHSREIRMGNAFDYAKGFPGLEAISIDGTDFELCYNTIESVLQIIRKERRPFLIHAKVPLLNHHTSGVRKEWYRDDLELQSLRDPYPKLKNFLLNSGFKSSELEEIETSAYQVAMDDFNLAKSAEDPYPSDLYLHDFAPTPIVEEQGNRIPLNGTEKVMVDCALFAIDELMRKHQECLLYGQDVGRRLGGVFREAATLAEKFGDHRVFNTPIQEAFIVGSTVGMSAIGLKPIVEVQFADYIWPGLNQLFTEVARSCYLTNGKYPVSMILRVPIGAYGSGGPYHSSSVESVVCNIKGIKIVYPSNGADLKGLIKGAYYDPNPVVIFEHKGLYWSKVPGTDAAKCIMPDEDYILPLGKGKLVLEANEELKKREPVVCIITYGMGVHWALNAAKNFPGLISIVDLRTLVPLDEELIYNQVKLHHRCLVLTEETLENSFAQSLAGRISDHCFEFLDAPVKMIGAKNLPAIPLNSALEMEMLPNPEIISKSLEFLLKY is encoded by the coding sequence ATGGCATTAGAGTTAAAAGGGACAAAACACGAGTTGTTGCAAGAGGCATTTCGATTAATGACTACTGCTAAAGTCCTGACGGATATTTACGAAACCAATTTTAAGTTTGTCTCCAAATATGTTCATGCTACCTCTAGAGGACATGAGGCGATTCAGATTGCTTTGGGAATGCAATTACAACCACAGGACTTTCTCTCTGCATATTACCGCGATGATAGTCTTTTGTTGGCAATCGGAATGAGGCCCTATGAGCTTATGCTTCAATTAATGGCAAAACGCGCAGATCCATTTTCTGGTGGTAGAACATACTATTCTCACCCAAGCTTGAAGGATCCGGACAAACCAAAGATTCCCCACCAATCCTCAGCAACAGGGATGCAGGCTATACCTACAACAGGGATTGCGCTAGGGATGCAATACAGAGAAATTACAGGTTTAGCCGAAGGATCTGGAGAAAAGCCAATAGTTGTTTGTTCATTAGGAGATGCATGTATTACTGAAGGTGAGGTTTCAGAGGCTTTTCATATGGCTGCTCTTAAACAACTTCCGATACTTTACTTAGTACAAGATAATGAATGGGACATTTCAGCACATAGCCGAGAAATTCGAATGGGCAATGCATTTGATTATGCCAAGGGATTTCCCGGTCTGGAAGCAATAAGTATTGATGGAACTGATTTTGAATTGTGTTATAATACTATTGAATCAGTACTTCAAATAATCAGAAAAGAAAGAAGGCCTTTCCTGATACATGCCAAAGTCCCATTATTAAATCACCACACTTCAGGAGTAAGGAAAGAATGGTATAGGGATGATTTAGAATTACAATCTTTGAGAGACCCTTATCCTAAATTAAAAAATTTTTTACTAAATAGTGGGTTTAAATCATCCGAGCTTGAAGAAATTGAAACTTCTGCCTATCAGGTGGCGATGGATGACTTTAATCTCGCAAAATCAGCAGAAGATCCATATCCATCTGACCTCTATCTGCATGATTTCGCACCAACGCCTATTGTTGAAGAACAAGGAAACAGAATTCCTTTGAACGGTACTGAAAAGGTGATGGTGGATTGTGCCCTATTTGCCATAGATGAACTAATGCGAAAACATCAGGAATGTTTACTCTATGGACAAGATGTTGGAAGGAGATTGGGTGGGGTTTTCAGGGAAGCTGCGACCCTAGCAGAAAAATTTGGAGATCATAGAGTATTCAATACACCTATTCAGGAAGCATTTATTGTCGGTAGTACGGTAGGAATGTCTGCCATAGGGTTGAAACCAATTGTTGAAGTACAATTTGCTGATTATATATGGCCTGGACTTAACCAATTGTTTACCGAGGTGGCAAGATCTTGTTATCTGACTAATGGAAAATACCCTGTGAGTATGATTTTGAGAGTTCCAATAGGTGCCTATGGAAGCGGAGGGCCTTATCATTCCTCTAGTGTTGAATCTGTTGTTTGTAATATCAAGGGCATCAAAATAGTTTATCCTTCCAACGGAGCCGACCTCAAAGGATTGATAAAAGGGGCTTATTATGACCCAAATCCGGTCGTTATTTTTGAGCATAAGGGATTGTATTGGTCAAAAGTTCCCGGGACTGATGCAGCAAAATGCATTATGCCAGATGAAGACTACATCTTGCCTTTGGGCAAGGGTAAATTAGTCCTGGAAGCTAACGAGGAATTGAAAAAAAGAGAACCTGTTGTTTGCATAATAACATATGGCATGGGGGTTCATTGGGCACTTAATGCAGCAAAAAATTTCCCTGGGCTAATCTCCATTGTAGATTTACGAACATTGGTTCCACTGGATGAAGAATTAATCTACAATCAGGTAAAATTACATCATCGTTGTTTGGTATTGACAGAGGAAACTTTGGAAAATAGTTTCGCCCAAAGTTTGGCAGGGAGAATTTCTGATCATTGTTTTGAGTTTTTGGATGCTCCGGTTAAAATGATTGGA
- the lhgO gene encoding L-2-hydroxyglutarate oxidase has protein sequence MHSDLTYDFIIIGAGIIGLATAREFLVKLRNVRVLVLEAEDQIGTHQTGHNSGVIHSGIYYQPDSLRSKNCLRGYSLMLDYLNEKQISHELCGKLIVAKEEKELVPLNKLFENGRKVGLDKVEILTDVEASELQPGLKSLRSLWVPYTGIVSYKDVARSLEKDVKELGGKILLGQNVNSLKLGSNQDWTVTAGNSVYKCNYLISCAGLQADRLIPDQNLINKFRIIPFKGDYYALKKESFKKINCLLYPIPDPEFPFLGIHFTRHVDGTISLGPSATLSLNRSDYKHRSINMSDLNAIINFPGFWKFILRYWRTGLKEMILFVNKAKFAKEGCAFGIDVKKEDLSKIESGIRALVVDNQGYINDDFIISENINCLHLLNSPSPGATASLAIAESLFQRYLSGQTPDF, from the coding sequence TTGCACTCTGATTTGACATATGATTTTATAATAATTGGGGCTGGGATAATTGGTTTGGCAACTGCAAGGGAGTTTTTAGTAAAACTCAGAAATGTTAGAGTCCTTGTACTGGAAGCAGAGGATCAGATAGGTACTCATCAAACCGGACACAACAGCGGAGTTATTCACTCAGGTATTTATTATCAGCCGGATTCTTTGAGATCAAAGAATTGTCTCAGAGGCTATTCTTTAATGTTGGATTATCTTAATGAAAAGCAAATTTCTCATGAACTGTGTGGCAAATTAATTGTAGCAAAGGAAGAAAAGGAACTAGTTCCCTTAAATAAGCTATTTGAGAATGGCAGAAAAGTGGGCTTGGATAAGGTTGAAATTTTAACAGATGTGGAGGCATCTGAGCTGCAACCCGGACTCAAATCGCTCAGAAGTTTGTGGGTGCCTTATACTGGAATAGTTAGTTATAAGGATGTTGCTCGTAGTTTAGAAAAAGATGTGAAAGAGCTGGGAGGAAAAATTCTTCTTGGACAAAATGTAAATAGTTTAAAACTTGGTTCAAATCAAGATTGGACCGTAACTGCTGGGAATAGTGTTTATAAGTGTAATTATTTAATAAGTTGTGCAGGATTACAAGCTGATCGCCTGATACCTGATCAAAATTTGATAAATAAGTTTAGAATAATTCCGTTTAAAGGAGATTATTATGCGTTAAAAAAGGAATCTTTTAAAAAAATTAATTGCTTGCTGTACCCAATTCCTGATCCTGAGTTTCCATTTTTAGGGATTCACTTTACCCGTCATGTCGACGGAACTATCTCGCTCGGACCAAGTGCGACCCTTTCTCTCAATCGTAGTGATTATAAACACCGCAGCATTAATATGAGTGATCTCAATGCGATTATCAACTTTCCTGGTTTTTGGAAATTTATCCTAAGATATTGGCGTACGGGATTGAAGGAAATGATTCTCTTTGTAAATAAAGCAAAATTTGCAAAAGAAGGTTGTGCTTTTGGAATTGATGTAAAAAAAGAAGATTTGAGTAAAATTGAATCAGGAATAAGAGCATTAGTAGTAGATAATCAGGGTTATATAAATGATGATTTTATTATATCTGAAAATATCAATTGCCTTCATCTATTAAATTCTCCTTCGCCAGGAGCAACAGCAAGTCTCGCAATAGCTGAGTCTCTTTTCCAAAGGTATCTCTCAGGTCAAACTCCTGATTTTTAA
- a CDS encoding acetyl-CoA C-acyltransferase has product MKEVFIVSIARTPIGSFGGSLAGFSATKLGALAIKAAIAKSGIDPSLVEEVYFGNVVSSNLGQAPSRQAALWGGLSNHTNCTTINKVCASGMKSIMLASQSIQLGQADIIVAGGMESMSNIPYYLPQARWGLKYGSGELIDGLQKDGLVDIYDNIAMGVCGDETAAQYGISREAQDEYAIQSYKRSADATREGRFKAEIAPVAIPQKKGEPIIMEEDEEFRKVDFSKIPGLKPVFTPNGTVTAANASTMNDGAAALVLMSGEKVKEFNLTPIARIVSYADAEQAPRLFASTPTIVAPLAIKRAGLKTQEIDFWEVNEAFSVVPLVFAQVIGVDQSKLNVNGGAISLGHPLGASGARIVSGLSQILHQNNARFGLAAICNGGGGGSALIIEKV; this is encoded by the coding sequence ATGAAAGAAGTTTTTATCGTTTCTATCGCAAGAACCCCAATAGGATCTTTTGGAGGTTCTTTGGCTGGGTTCAGTGCCACAAAATTGGGTGCTTTAGCTATTAAGGCAGCAATTGCAAAATCCGGAATTGATCCATCGCTCGTTGAGGAAGTCTATTTTGGCAATGTTGTTTCTTCCAATCTGGGACAGGCGCCATCCAGGCAAGCTGCCTTGTGGGGTGGTCTTTCAAATCATACAAATTGTACGACAATCAACAAAGTTTGTGCTTCGGGAATGAAGTCCATCATGCTTGCAAGTCAAAGCATACAACTGGGACAAGCCGACATTATTGTTGCAGGGGGGATGGAAAGCATGAGTAATATCCCATATTATTTACCGCAGGCGAGATGGGGTTTAAAGTACGGCTCAGGGGAGTTGATAGATGGTTTACAAAAAGATGGACTAGTTGATATTTATGACAATATAGCCATGGGCGTATGTGGCGATGAAACCGCGGCACAATATGGGATTTCCAGAGAAGCCCAAGATGAATACGCAATTCAATCTTACAAAAGATCTGCTGATGCGACCAGAGAAGGTCGCTTTAAAGCTGAAATTGCCCCTGTGGCAATACCACAGAAAAAAGGAGAACCCATTATCATGGAAGAAGATGAAGAATTCAGGAAGGTAGATTTTAGTAAAATCCCCGGACTTAAACCGGTTTTTACACCAAACGGAACTGTCACCGCAGCAAATGCTTCTACAATGAATGATGGCGCAGCGGCATTGGTCCTCATGAGCGGAGAAAAAGTTAAAGAATTTAATTTAACCCCGATTGCAAGAATTGTGTCCTATGCCGATGCAGAACAAGCTCCTAGATTATTCGCCTCCACCCCAACTATTGTAGCACCGCTTGCCATTAAAAGGGCCGGATTGAAAACACAAGAGATAGATTTTTGGGAGGTAAATGAGGCTTTTTCTGTAGTTCCATTGGTTTTCGCGCAAGTAATTGGCGTGGATCAAAGTAAACTCAATGTCAATGGAGGTGCGATTTCATTAGGTCACCCTTTAGGTGCTTCAGGTGCGCGTATAGTTTCTGGTTTAAGCCAAATTTTACATCAAAATAATGCACGTTTTGGATTGGCGGCAATTTGTAATGGAGGAGGCGGGGGCTCAGCCTTAATCATTGAAAAAGTGTAA
- a CDS encoding MOSC domain-containing protein: MVKLEKITIFPIKSVSGLECNTHPIISEGFKYDREWMIVTPDGTFLTQREMPQLNQLGIVSCDEGFYIFNPNDKSSGFQINANQESDKIIEVNIWGQECLAQTGFKDSSAWLSDYLCKEVILVKIQKRSRIRKSNSWEFNFPINFSDGYPIHLVNLNSIKQVEVIGNTQIDPKQFRSNLLISGLPPFEEDKLKGFKIGNLSFDVIKKCSRCIMTNLKPNTSKFGKEPLRTLSTIRKFGNEVYFGIYAIPRREAGKGVHLISISDELILEF, from the coding sequence ATGGTCAAGCTAGAAAAAATTACAATTTTTCCTATTAAATCAGTAAGTGGATTGGAATGCAATACCCATCCAATTATTTCTGAAGGCTTTAAGTATGATCGGGAATGGATGATTGTAACGCCAGATGGAACTTTCTTAACACAAAGAGAAATGCCTCAGTTAAATCAATTAGGAATTGTATCCTGTGATGAGGGTTTTTATATTTTTAATCCAAACGACAAATCGTCCGGTTTTCAAATAAATGCAAATCAAGAATCAGATAAAATCATTGAGGTAAATATTTGGGGTCAAGAATGTCTAGCGCAAACAGGTTTTAAAGATAGTTCAGCTTGGTTAAGCGATTACTTGTGTAAAGAAGTCATACTTGTGAAAATTCAAAAACGATCCAGAATTAGAAAAAGTAATTCTTGGGAATTTAATTTTCCAATTAACTTTTCGGATGGATATCCCATTCACTTAGTAAATCTTAATTCAATAAAGCAAGTTGAAGTTATCGGGAATACTCAAATAGACCCAAAACAATTTAGATCAAACTTACTTATTTCAGGTCTACCTCCCTTTGAAGAAGATAAACTTAAAGGATTTAAAATCGGAAATTTGAGTTTTGATGTAATAAAAAAATGTAGCCGATGTATTATGACAAATTTAAAACCAAACACTTCAAAATTTGGAAAAGAACCATTGAGGACCTTATCCACAATTAGAAAATTTGGAAATGAGGTTTATTTTGGGATATATGCCATTCCCAGAAGAGAAGCTGGAAAAGGTGTTCATTTAATTTCAATAAGTGATGAGTTAATCCTTGAATTTTAA
- a CDS encoding acetyl-CoA carboxylase biotin carboxyl carrier protein subunit → MGLFQIKSKNGSFSLTEDQLHAYEVTEIAVDRYHLVYKNLSLQAKVNLIDLVNGKVELKINGIVHELTIEDELKLLIDSIGLRISQKKIDDILRAPMPGLVLNVLVVPQQEVKKGDSLVTLEAMKMENVLKAHHDGVIKSVSVLKGDKVEKGQILVAFEN, encoded by the coding sequence ATGGGATTATTTCAAATCAAATCAAAAAATGGTTCATTTAGTTTAACTGAGGATCAACTCCATGCATATGAGGTTACAGAAATTGCCGTGGACCGATACCACTTAGTGTATAAAAATTTATCACTTCAGGCAAAAGTAAATCTTATTGATCTAGTAAATGGTAAGGTTGAGCTTAAAATTAATGGAATTGTACATGAGCTTACAATAGAGGATGAATTAAAATTGTTAATAGATTCCATTGGGTTAAGAATCAGTCAAAAGAAAATAGATGACATATTGAGGGCGCCAATGCCTGGCTTAGTATTGAATGTTTTAGTTGTGCCTCAACAAGAAGTTAAAAAGGGGGATAGTTTGGTAACACTGGAAGCTATGAAAATGGAGAATGTACTTAAAGCACACCATGATGGAGTGATTAAGTCAGTAAGTGTTTTAAAAGGTGATAAAGTTGAAAAGGGCCAAATTCTTGTTGCTTTTGAAAATTAA
- the scpA gene encoding methylmalonyl-CoA mutase produces the protein MSNMKWVSPEGIEIDEEYFHSGKVKDLEGFVSGVPPFMRGPYASMYVSQPWTIRQYAGFSNAHDSNAFYLKNLAQGQKGLSVAFDLATHRGYDSDHPRVEGDVGKAGVAIDSVEDMKILFNRIPLDEISVSMTMNGAVIPILAFYIIAAEEQGVIPSKLSGTIQNDILKEFMVRNTYIYPPEPSMRLISDIFAYCSKHMPKFNCISVSGYHMHEAGAPADLELAYTLSNGVEYIKAGIDAGLNIDNFAPRISFFWGIGMNFFMEVAKMRAARVVWAELVQKFNPQNPKSLALRTHCQTSGWSLTEQEPYNNITRTAIEAMAAVIGGTQSLHTNALDEAIALPTDFSAKIARDTQLYIMNESGVTKSVDPFGGSYYLEELTSELIEKTKSHIKDIESHGGMVKAIEMGLPKLGIEEAATKKQAKIDSGTDQIIGVNVFRSNSSLSFDLLEVDNVSVRQEQINRLAEIKSTRNQIKVDQCLSRLTSAAKDKSENILQLAIDAARERATLGEISYALEIVFGRYQANYKFVSGVYNKTMGNSEATKKVKMLSDLFSKLDGRRPRILIAKLGQDGHDRGAHIIATGFSDFGFDVDIAPLFQTPEEAAFQAFDNDVHVLGISSLAAGHKTLVPKAIQKLKELGREDILVVVGGVIPEKDYDFLYRQGVSAIFGPGTPLPESARVVLEKMFERFYPQHVL, from the coding sequence ATGTCTAACATGAAATGGGTAAGCCCAGAGGGCATCGAAATTGATGAGGAGTATTTTCATTCTGGGAAGGTAAAAGACCTGGAAGGATTTGTATCAGGAGTCCCTCCATTTATGAGAGGTCCTTACGCCTCAATGTATGTATCACAGCCATGGACCATTCGGCAGTATGCAGGATTTTCCAATGCTCATGACAGTAATGCATTTTATCTAAAAAATCTAGCCCAGGGCCAGAAAGGGTTGTCTGTTGCATTTGATCTTGCCACACATCGTGGATATGATTCTGATCATCCTCGTGTGGAAGGAGATGTTGGAAAAGCCGGAGTAGCCATAGATTCAGTTGAGGATATGAAAATTCTTTTCAATAGGATTCCACTCGATGAAATTTCAGTCTCCATGACAATGAATGGAGCAGTGATTCCTATTCTTGCATTTTATATAATTGCTGCAGAGGAACAAGGAGTAATTCCATCCAAACTTTCTGGAACCATTCAGAATGATATTTTGAAAGAATTTATGGTGAGGAACACATATATATATCCTCCAGAACCATCCATGAGACTGATCTCTGACATTTTTGCTTATTGCTCTAAGCACATGCCAAAATTCAACTGTATTAGTGTGAGTGGTTACCACATGCACGAGGCAGGAGCTCCTGCAGACCTGGAATTAGCATACACTTTATCCAATGGGGTGGAGTATATAAAAGCCGGAATTGATGCAGGACTGAATATTGACAATTTTGCACCCAGAATTTCTTTTTTCTGGGGGATAGGAATGAATTTTTTTATGGAAGTTGCAAAAATGAGGGCAGCACGTGTTGTCTGGGCTGAATTGGTGCAGAAATTCAATCCTCAAAATCCCAAATCTTTGGCTTTAAGAACCCATTGCCAGACTTCAGGGTGGAGTTTGACAGAACAAGAGCCATATAATAATATTACACGCACAGCAATCGAGGCAATGGCTGCAGTTATAGGTGGAACACAATCACTTCATACAAATGCTTTGGATGAAGCAATCGCATTGCCAACAGATTTTTCTGCAAAGATTGCCCGTGACACACAATTATACATCATGAATGAGTCTGGGGTAACCAAATCTGTAGACCCTTTTGGAGGATCATATTATTTGGAAGAATTAACTTCAGAGTTAATCGAAAAGACCAAAAGCCACATTAAGGATATTGAATCCCATGGGGGAATGGTTAAGGCAATTGAAATGGGCTTACCAAAATTGGGAATTGAAGAGGCTGCCACAAAGAAACAAGCAAAAATTGATTCAGGAACAGATCAAATTATAGGGGTCAATGTCTTCCGCTCAAATTCTTCTCTAAGTTTTGATCTCCTTGAAGTAGATAATGTTTCGGTAAGGCAAGAGCAAATTAATCGCCTGGCAGAAATAAAATCTACAAGGAATCAGATAAAAGTTGATCAATGTCTGTCCAGATTGACTAGTGCAGCAAAAGATAAATCTGAAAATATTTTGCAACTGGCAATAGATGCAGCGCGAGAAAGAGCAACTTTGGGAGAAATTAGTTATGCATTGGAAATAGTTTTTGGGAGATATCAGGCAAATTATAAATTTGTATCTGGTGTTTATAATAAAACCATGGGTAATTCTGAAGCAACCAAGAAAGTTAAAATGCTTTCCGATTTGTTCTCGAAATTAGATGGAAGACGTCCACGTATTTTAATTGCTAAATTAGGACAAGATGGTCATGATAGGGGAGCCCACATCATTGCTACTGGTTTTTCAGATTTTGGTTTTGATGTAGATATAGCGCCATTATTTCAAACCCCTGAAGAAGCTGCTTTTCAAGCTTTTGATAACGATGTTCATGTGCTTGGCATTTCTTCTCTGGCTGCTGGTCATAAAACGCTTGTTCCAAAAGCGATTCAAAAATTAAAAGAGCTGGGAAGAGAAGATATACTTGTTGTCGTTGGAGGAGTTATTCCGGAAAAGGATTACGATTTTTTATACCGGCAAGGTGTTTCGGCAATTTTTGGTCCTGGCACTCCTTTGCCTGAGTCGGCAAGAGTTGTGCTTGAAAAAATGTTTGAAAGATTTTATCCGCAACATGTTTTGTAG
- a CDS encoding acetyl-CoA carboxylase biotin carboxylase subunit, which translates to MIKKLLIANRGEIALRIMRTARKMGIVTVAVYSDADKIAPHVLFADEAIYIGPSPSRESYLRMDKIIEAAINTNCDAIHPGYGFLSENSDFADLVHQKGMIFIGPPASAMIQMGSKIAAKQTATRIGVPLVPGTDTAISTLAEAKQIALETGFPLLIKASAGGGGKGMRLVNQENELEEQMRQASSEALASFGDGAVFIEKFVHRPRHIEIQIFCDKHGNGLYLFERECSVQRRHQKLVEEAPSSCLNEVIRKRMGEDAVKLALSCGYVGAGTVEFLVDDSLNYYFLEMNTRLQVEHPVTEMITGLDLVELQIKVAEGLPLGISQDALSINGHAMEVRVCAEDPKNQFFPSIGTLEEYDPPVGAHIRVDDSYSKGMEIPIHYDPMIGKLIVHGKDRMDAINKLLDAIAKYRIKGVETTLSFCEFVLNHQDFRKGNFDTGFVGAHYEEFLNYKSHSLEEEAACIIGLYAYLKEKSRTNTYEDNGDHWVQNRRWL; encoded by the coding sequence ATGATTAAGAAACTATTAATAGCTAATAGAGGTGAGATTGCATTACGCATTATGCGAACTGCAAGAAAAATGGGCATTGTTACCGTTGCCGTATATAGTGATGCAGACAAAATTGCTCCTCATGTATTATTTGCGGATGAAGCGATTTATATTGGACCTTCTCCATCCAGAGAGTCGTATTTAAGGATGGATAAAATAATAGAGGCCGCAATAAATACTAATTGTGATGCCATCCATCCTGGGTATGGATTTTTAAGTGAAAATTCAGATTTTGCGGACCTCGTCCATCAGAAAGGTATGATATTTATTGGGCCACCAGCTTCCGCGATGATTCAAATGGGATCCAAAATTGCGGCTAAGCAAACTGCTACCAGAATTGGTGTCCCACTTGTGCCAGGAACGGATACCGCCATTTCAACTCTTGCGGAGGCAAAGCAGATTGCATTAGAAACTGGATTCCCTTTATTGATTAAAGCCAGTGCCGGTGGAGGAGGGAAAGGTATGCGTTTGGTTAATCAGGAGAATGAATTGGAAGAACAAATGCGTCAGGCATCAAGTGAAGCTTTGGCTTCATTTGGAGACGGAGCAGTTTTTATTGAGAAATTTGTTCATAGGCCTAGACATATTGAGATTCAGATATTTTGTGATAAGCATGGCAATGGATTATATTTATTCGAAAGGGAATGCAGTGTTCAACGAAGACATCAGAAATTAGTAGAGGAAGCGCCATCATCCTGTTTAAATGAGGTCATAAGAAAGAGAATGGGAGAAGATGCCGTAAAACTGGCATTGTCATGCGGATATGTTGGTGCAGGTACTGTCGAATTTTTAGTTGACGATTCCTTGAATTATTATTTCCTGGAAATGAATACCAGATTGCAGGTTGAACATCCAGTGACCGAAATGATCACTGGACTTGACTTAGTAGAACTGCAAATCAAAGTTGCAGAAGGACTGCCATTAGGTATTTCCCAAGACGCCTTATCTATAAATGGACACGCTATGGAAGTAAGGGTTTGTGCAGAAGATCCAAAGAATCAATTTTTTCCAAGCATTGGAACTTTAGAGGAATATGATCCACCTGTTGGGGCACATATTCGGGTTGATGATAGTTATTCCAAGGGAATGGAAATTCCAATACATTATGATCCTATGATAGGGAAACTTATTGTCCATGGAAAAGACAGAATGGATGCCATTAATAAATTGTTGGATGCTATTGCTAAATATAGAATTAAGGGAGTTGAAACAACATTGTCATTTTGTGAATTTGTTTTAAATCACCAGGATTTTAGAAAAGGAAATTTTGATACCGGTTTTGTTGGCGCTCATTACGAAGAATTCCTAAATTATAAATCTCATTCGCTCGAAGAGGAAGCAGCCTGTATAATTGGATTGTACGCATATCTTAAAGAAAAAAGTAGAACCAATACATATGAAGATAATGGCGATCATTGGGTTCAAAATAGGAGATGGTTATAA